From a region of the Tachypleus tridentatus isolate NWPU-2018 chromosome 1, ASM421037v1, whole genome shotgun sequence genome:
- the LOC143249288 gene encoding uncharacterized protein LOC143249288: MPRSFLIKKHHSCRSNTPIKKSWTEVDSDVTISLPTLVPSYSDDPAPFDLTNKERDIHLELHHETQPLKKSSQFQESLMSALSTATSFSNTMISDPEGPSHQKLIPQYLHNDYTLCYPGHFGFGSMGQTPMSPPRSPLSFIHESLKSPDKLHLSPPASEREHFLSLKSSPSQMMTTGSNNLLTIWNTYGNQEPLLAAPPSPESEGESSRDSSSTTVIVTSKHIENSRYQCTECEKSYSTYGGLSKHLQFHCESAAKKSFSCKHCDKMYVSLGALKMHIRTHTLPCKCTICGKAFSRPWLLQGHIRTHTGEKPFSCPHCSRAFADRSNLRAHLQTHSDVKKYRCKTCNKTFSRMSLLVKHEDGVCAHGPQQR, from the exons atgCCTCGTTCGTTTTTAATCAAGAAACACCATTCGTGTAGAAGCAACACTCCAATCAAGAAATCTTGGACAGAAGTGGACAGCGACGTCACAATCAGTCTCCCAACTCTCGTGCCTTCTTATTCAG ATGATCCAGCTCCATTCGATctaacaaataaagaaagagataTCCACTTAGAACTGCATCACGAGACACAACCTTTGAAGAAATCTTCACAGTTTCAGGAATCTTTAATGAGTGCATTGTCTACAGCAACATCTTTTTCCAATACTATGATTTCTGATCCAGAGGGGCCTTCTCATCAAAAACTGATACCTCAGTATTTACATAATGATTATACACTTTGCTATCCAGGTCATTTCGGTTTCGGAAGCATGGGGCAAACTCCGATGTCTCCACCCAGGTCTCCACTTAGTTTTATCCACGAGTCTCTTAAGTCACCCGATAAGCTCCATTTGTCCCCACCAGCCTCTGAAAGGGAACATTTTTTATCCTTAAAATCGTCCCCGTCACAAATGATGACAACAGGGAGCAATAACTTACTAACCATTTGGAATACCTACGGCAACCAGGAGCCATTGCTGGCAGCTCCCCCTAGTCCCGAGTCGGAAGGGGAAAGCAGTCGTGACAGTAGCTCCACTACAGTAATAGTTACTAGCAAACATATAGAGAATTCTAGATACCAGTGTACGGAATGCGAAAAGAGCTACTCTACTTACGGTGGTTTGTCCAAACACCTTCAGTTCCACTGCGAGTCAGCTGCAAAGAAATCTTTCAGCTGTAAGCACTGTGACAAGATGTACGTCTCTCTGGGGGCCCTTAAGATGCACATCAGGACTCACACTCTTCCCTGTAAGTGTACAATATGTGGAAAAGCCTTCTCCCGGCCATGGCTTCTCCAAGGTCACATTAGAACCCACACAGGAGAGAAACCTTTCTCTTGTCCACACTGCAGTCGAGCTTTTGCTGATCGATCCAACCTGCGGGCTCACCTTCAGACACATTCGGATGTAAAGAAGTACAGGTGCAAGACGTGTAACAAGACCTTCTCCCGCATGTCCTTGTTGGTTAAACATGAAGACGGAGTGTGTGCCCATGGACCCCAGCAGCGGTAA